One region of Girardinichthys multiradiatus isolate DD_20200921_A chromosome 1, DD_fGirMul_XY1, whole genome shotgun sequence genomic DNA includes:
- the csf1b gene encoding macrophage colony-stimulating factor 1b isoform X2, whose translation MTIPVSTVSQSKAKVKCLCVLVFLSFPLSMAEVPGPCRHSITREHLLIVRQLMDNQLRSGCSITYTFTERRTLSKCCFVKAALPWILELLTTHFKYNRGSVNDGYVQSLRALILNVYSQSCVPQINEEVEDKPESFETVYRGSPMEALQRVSEVLSIYWELVTTSDSPVDWRCQQEYSDSFSSMTELPAESTTQYFTDSYDWNSVKASHRRPDKDVYKLGLIVVSICGGLLLILSLYCLIVHKKIYSHHGSRLDTNSNIEPQDVEMEAQ comes from the exons ATGACCATCCCTGTGTCAACAGTTAGTCAGAGCAAAGCTAAG GTaaagtgtctgtgtgtgcttgtgttccTGAGCTTCCCCCTTTCAATGGCCGAGGTCCCTGGTCCCTGCAGACACTCAATCACTAGGGAACACCTGCTGATAGTCAGGCAACTG ATGGACAACCAGCTGAGAAGTGGGTGTTCAATAACCTACACATTCACAGAACGGAGAACTTTG AGCAAATGTTGCTTTGTAAAAGCTGCATTGCCCTGGATACTGGAGCTGCTCACCACTCACTTCAAGTACAATCGAGGCTCAGTAAATGACGGCTATGTTCAGTCCTTGAGGGCGCTCATTCTCAACGTGTATTCGCAGAGTTGTGTGCCTCAGATTAatgaagaggtggag GATAAGCCAGAGAGCTTTGAGACGGTCTACCGGGGGTCTCCGATGGAAGCTTTGCAGAGAGTATCAGAGGTGTTGTCCATTTACTGGGAACTGGTGACAACCAGTGACTCACCAGTTGACTGGAGATGCCAGCAGGAATATTCAGATAGCTTCAGCTCCATGACAGAGCTACCCGCAGAGTCGACCACGCAATATTTTACAG ACAGTTATGATTGGAACTCAGTGAAGGCTTCGCACAGAAGACCAGACAAAGATGTGTACAAGCTTGGCCTCATCGTCGTTTCTATCTGCGGAGGACTGCTGCTCATACTTTCTCTCTACTGTCTCATCGTCCACAAG
- the csf1b gene encoding macrophage colony-stimulating factor 1b isoform X1, with protein sequence MTIPVSTVSQSKAKLQVKCLCVLVFLSFPLSMAEVPGPCRHSITREHLLIVRQLMDNQLRSGCSITYTFTERRTLSKCCFVKAALPWILELLTTHFKYNRGSVNDGYVQSLRALILNVYSQSCVPQINEEVEDKPESFETVYRGSPMEALQRVSEVLSIYWELVTTSDSPVDWRCQQEYSDSFSSMTELPAESTTQYFTDSYDWNSVKASHRRPDKDVYKLGLIVVSICGGLLLILSLYCLIVHKKIYSHHGSRLDTNSNIEPQDVEMEAQ encoded by the exons ATGACCATCCCTGTGTCAACAGTTAGTCAGAGCAAAGCTAAG TTGCAGGTaaagtgtctgtgtgtgcttgtgttccTGAGCTTCCCCCTTTCAATGGCCGAGGTCCCTGGTCCCTGCAGACACTCAATCACTAGGGAACACCTGCTGATAGTCAGGCAACTG ATGGACAACCAGCTGAGAAGTGGGTGTTCAATAACCTACACATTCACAGAACGGAGAACTTTG AGCAAATGTTGCTTTGTAAAAGCTGCATTGCCCTGGATACTGGAGCTGCTCACCACTCACTTCAAGTACAATCGAGGCTCAGTAAATGACGGCTATGTTCAGTCCTTGAGGGCGCTCATTCTCAACGTGTATTCGCAGAGTTGTGTGCCTCAGATTAatgaagaggtggag GATAAGCCAGAGAGCTTTGAGACGGTCTACCGGGGGTCTCCGATGGAAGCTTTGCAGAGAGTATCAGAGGTGTTGTCCATTTACTGGGAACTGGTGACAACCAGTGACTCACCAGTTGACTGGAGATGCCAGCAGGAATATTCAGATAGCTTCAGCTCCATGACAGAGCTACCCGCAGAGTCGACCACGCAATATTTTACAG ACAGTTATGATTGGAACTCAGTGAAGGCTTCGCACAGAAGACCAGACAAAGATGTGTACAAGCTTGGCCTCATCGTCGTTTCTATCTGCGGAGGACTGCTGCTCATACTTTCTCTCTACTGTCTCATCGTCCACAAG